One region of Paralichthys olivaceus isolate ysfri-2021 chromosome 12, ASM2471397v2, whole genome shotgun sequence genomic DNA includes:
- the tmx1 gene encoding thioredoxin-related transmembrane protein 1, whose translation MASSRCSVAAMLRNKLRTFACCLFVFAQLTSPPVRAKADGLREVTDGSWEQILSGEWMIEFYAPWCPACQQLQPVWKEFAAWGEDMGVNIAKVDVTEQPGLSGRFIITSLPTIYHCKDGVFRKYQGARTKDDFLSYVDEQKWKAVEPISSWFGPSSLLMNSMSALFKLSMFIRRCHNYMTDQLGIPVWGSYVIFGLATLFSGLALGLLLVFIADFVFPSRRFSSPNYYQKKQSLEQARLIHQQEDEHEADGEEDDDEDDEEDDGDQDDVWRRRRGSPEGRPEPKGQGLGDEALRKRVVCSREEEEEEEDT comes from the exons ATGGCGAGCAGCCGCTGTTCGGTCGCAGCGATGCTCCGCAACAAGCTCCGCACCTTCGCGTGCTGTTTGTTCGTTTTCGCGCAGTTGACGTCGCCGCCGGTTCGGGCCAAAGCGGACGGCCTGAGGGAGGTGACCGACGGGAGCTGGGAGCAGATCCTGAGCGGAGAGTGGATGATTGAATT ctACGCTCCGTGGTGTCCGGCgtgtcagcagctgcagccggTGTGGAAGGAGTTCGCAGCCTGGGGGGAGGACATGGGGGTCAACATCGCCAAGGTGGACGTGACAGAACAACCTG GTCTGAGCGGACGTTTCATCATCACCTCACTTCCTACCATTTACCA ctgtAAGGACGGCGTCTTCCGGAAGTACCAGGGAGCTCGCACTAAAGACGACTTCCTGAGCTACGTCGATGAGCAGAAATGGAAAGCAGTGGAGCCCATTTCCTCTTGGTTTGGGCCGTCCTCTCTCTT AATGAATTCAATGTCTGCTTTGTTCAAGCTCTCCATGTTTATCCGG CGTTGTCATAATTACATGACGGACCAGCTGGGGATTCCTGTGTGGGGATCGTATGTCATCTTTGGTTTGGCCACTCTGTTCTCTGGTCTTGCTCTTGGTCTG TTACTGGTGTTCATTGCAGATTTTGTCTTCCCCTCTCGACGATTTTCTTCTCCTAATTATTACCAGA agaaacagagctTGGAGCAGGCGAGGTTAATCCACCAACAAGAAGACGAGCATGAAGCTGATGGTGAGGAAGACGATGACGAAGATGACGAGGAGGACGACGGAGACCAGGATGATgtctggaggagaagaagaggctCCCCTGAGGGCCGCCCAGAACCCAAGGGGCAGGGTTTGGGTGACGAAGCTCTGAGGAAGAGGGTGGTGTGTAGccgtgaggaagaggaggaggaggaggacacttAG
- the crip1 gene encoding cysteine-rich protein 1: MPKCPNCQKEVYFAEKVTSLGKDWHRPCLKCAKCSKTLSSGAHAEHGGKPYCHNPCYSALFGPGGFGRGGSESHKY; encoded by the exons ATGCCAAAGTGCCCGAACTGCCAGAAGGAAGTTTACTTCG CTGAGAAGGTGACGTCGTTGGGTAAGGACTGGCACAGGCCCTGTCTCAAGTGCGCTAAGTGCAGCAAGACTCTGTCATCGGGCGCACACGCAGAG CATGGAGGAAAGCCGTACTGTCACAACCCCTGCTACAGCGCTCTGTTCGGACCTGGAG GTTTTGGCCGCGGTGGAAGCGAGAGCCACAAATATTAA
- the LOC138412171 gene encoding uncharacterized protein, with translation MIPLYLSQELDILSPCRYSCIHSVRTYCTCCSNTHTTPTEVKEGKEEGKQQKPHFITFDKTDKMTEVRKSGKSKKPKGTILCSSTTRYLVKERIGEGCFSSVVRAVNLSTSEEVAIKILKDKKNAKKEYAMLKVLKVLDPVKNNLVHFIEKFQYKDQTCLVFEKLDMDLHSMNEMLGRGMTLHEIRPIAHQLVTTLKALKSLGVVHSDIKPDNIMVVDPHATPVRVKLIDFGLSSNIPSKLGQKCQPLGYRAPEVSLGLPFSEAIDMWGLACVLLFLYLNAHPFPNCEYQTVKAVVGLLGLPADHLLKAGMYTDMFFKEDQYWSKPGWWLKISEEFYGKRNKTKKVLFKTLDDLITLYPLSEGSMELRDRRAFFSLIKGLLEMDPDRRLTPEEALSHPFLTMSHILEQEEPYLFNSLDEMGNLGMEEDDSQSSPCDMAQEEPEEEKPEEETPEEEKPEEEDSEEEDSDMESEEEKPEEEKPEEKASAFSNKHRHRTRADKSALAVSAVGNKHRTRADKSALAVSAVGNKHRTRADKSALPVSVSAVGNKHRTYVDKSASTVSVSAFSNKHRTYVDKSASTVSVSAFSNKHRTYVDKSASTVSVSAFSNKHRTYVDKSASTVLAVGNKHRRRTRADKSASAVSVSAIDNKHRTRADKSASAVSALSSYRLHTPAEKKVNDRSRTVTVEKPLKKDKKSFGRIVKKAFIKIFKKIKKIGRR, from the exons ATGATCCCTTTATATCTTAGTCAAGAATTAGATATATTAAGTCCCTGCAGATACTCTTGTATCCATTCTGTTCGTACCTACTGTACCTGTTGTTCGAACACCCACACTACCCCTACAGAAGTGAAAGAAGGcaaagaagaaggaaaacagcagaaaccacattttataACCTTTGATAAAACTG ATAAAATGACTGAAGTAAGGAAATCTGGAAAGTCAAAGAAGCCAAAGGGCACCATTTTGTGCAGCAGCACCACTCGCTACCTGGTCAAGGAGAGGATTGGAGAAGGATGCTTTTCCAGTGTTGTCAGGGCTGTGAATCTGAGCACATCAGAGGAAGTGGCCATAAAAAtcttaaaagataaaaagaatgCTAAGAAAGAG TATGCGATGCTTAAAGTGCTGAAGGTTCTTGATCCAGTGAAAAACAACCTGGTTCACTTCATTGAGAAGTTCCAATACAAAGATCAAACATGTCTGGTATTTGAAAAGCTGGATATGGACCTTCACAGCATGAACGAAATGCTAGGGAGGGGAATGACGCTCCATGAAATCCGTCCGATAGCGCACCAG ttggTCACAACTTTAAAAGCACTGAAAAGCCTTGGAGTGGTTCACTCGGACATAAAACCCGACAACATAATGGTGGTCGACCCTCATGCTACTCCCGTAAGAGTCAAACTAATTGATTTTGGCCTGTCGTCCAATATCCCAAGCAAACTCGGACAGAAATGTCAGCCTCTGGGTTACCG TGCACCTGAAGTCAGCCTGGGCCTCCCCTTCTCTGAGGCCATAGACATGTGGGGTCTTGCCTGTGTGCTTCTCTTCTTGTATTTGAATGCCCACCCATTCCCCAACTGCGAGTACCAGACA GTCAAAGCAGTCGTTGGCTTGTTGGGCCTGCCAGCTGACCACCTCCTTAAAGCTGGGATGTACACCGATATGTTCTTTAAGGAGGACCAGTACTGGTCTAAACCAGGATGGTGGTTAAAG ATCTCTGAGGAATTCTATGGCAAGAGGAACAAGACAAAGAAAGTTTTGTTTAAAACCCTTGATGACCTAATAACA CTCTACCCATTGTCGGAGGGTTCCATGGAGCTCAGGGACAGGAGAGCTTTTTTCAGCCTCATCAAAGGCCTCCTGGAGATGGACCCAGACAGAAGGCTCACCCCAGAGGAAGCACTGTCGCACCCCTTCCTCACCATGTCCCATATATTGGAACAGGAAGAACCATA tttatttaattCTCTGGACGAAATGGGCAATTTGGGAATGGAAGAGGACGACAGTCAGTCTTCCCCGTGTGATATGGCTCAGGAAGAGCCTGAGGAGGAAAAGCCTGAGGAGGAAACACCTGAGGAGGAAAAGCCTGAGGAGGAAGACTCTGAGGAGGAAGACTCTGATATGGAGTCTGAAGAGGAAAAGCCTGAAGAGGAAAAGCCTGAGGAGAAGGCTTCAGCCTTCAGCAACAAACACCGACACCGCACGCGTGCTGATAAATCAGCATTAGCGGTGTCGGCCGTCGGCAACAAACACCGCACGCGCGCTGATAAATCAGCACTAGCGGTGTCAGCCGTCGGCAACAAACACCGCACGCGCGCTGATAAATCAGCATTACCGGTGTCGGTGTCGGCCGTCGGCAACAAACACCGCACGTATGTTGATAAATCAGCATCAACGGTGTCGGTGTCGGCCTTCAGTAACAAACACCGCACGTATGTTGATAAATCAGCATCAACGGTGTCGGTGTCGGCCTTCAGTAACAAACACCGCACGTATGTTGATAAATCAGCATCAACGGTGTCGGTGTCGGCCTTCAGTAACAAACACCGCACGTATGTTGATAAATCAGCATCAACGGTGTTGGCCGTCGGCAACAAACACCGACGACGCACGCGTGCTGATAAATCAGCATCAGCGGTGTCGGTGTCGGCCATCGACAACAAACACCGCACGCGTGCTGATAAATCAGCATCAGCGGTGTCGGCCTTAAGCAGCTACCGACTTCACACTCCAGCTGAAAAGAAAGTCAATGACAGGAGTCGAACTGTCACAGTGGAAAAGCCActgaaaaaggacaaaaagtCCTTTGGCAGAATTGTGAAGAAGGCGTTCATAAAAATTttcaaaaaaattaagaaaattgGGAGACGGTAG